In Thermoanaerobacterium sp. PSU-2, one genomic interval encodes:
- a CDS encoding sulfite exporter TauE/SafE family protein, protein MILTSSIILLISIVAGVFGALLGLGGGIIVIPMLTLLLGVNIKYAIGASIVSVIATSSGAAVTYVRDKITNLRIGMFLEIATTTGALTGAFIAGLISSKYLYIIFGLLLLYSAFTMLKKRNEELPVGVVSQPIAKKLKLEGSYYDKVLKKEIQYNVTGVNKGFGMMYIAGVISGLLGIGSGIFKVMAMDLFMRLPMKVSTATSNFMIGVTAAASAGVYLVRGDIDPKIAGPVALGVLVGATLGTKIMTNMKSTTIRKIFIPVLAYVSIEMLLKGLGV, encoded by the coding sequence GTGATATTGACATCATCAATTATACTTCTCATATCAATTGTAGCTGGAGTATTTGGAGCTCTTTTAGGATTAGGCGGTGGCATAATAGTAATACCAATGCTTACACTTCTCTTAGGAGTAAACATAAAATACGCCATTGGCGCCAGCATCGTATCCGTCATCGCCACGTCCAGCGGTGCTGCTGTAACGTATGTAAGAGATAAAATCACTAATTTAAGGATAGGAATGTTTTTAGAGATAGCTACCACGACAGGGGCTTTGACAGGCGCTTTTATCGCAGGACTCATAAGCTCAAAATACCTTTATATTATCTTTGGCCTTCTTCTTCTATATTCGGCTTTTACTATGTTAAAAAAGCGAAATGAAGAATTGCCTGTAGGTGTGGTATCACAGCCTATAGCAAAAAAATTGAAATTAGAAGGTTCTTACTACGATAAAGTCCTTAAAAAAGAGATACAGTACAATGTCACCGGTGTAAACAAAGGATTTGGCATGATGTACATAGCTGGTGTAATATCAGGACTTTTAGGAATCGGAAGCGGCATTTTTAAAGTAATGGCAATGGACCTATTTATGAGACTGCCAATGAAAGTCTCAACTGCCACCAGCAATTTTATGATCGGTGTTACTGCAGCCGCCAGTGCTGGAGTATACCTTGTAAGAGGCGATATAGATCCAAAGATAGCTGGTCCTGTGGCACTTGGAGTACTTGTAGGTGCAACACTGGGTACAAAAATCATGACAAATATGAAAAGCACAACCATAAGGAAAATATTTATACCTGTCTTAGCTTATGTTTCCATCGAAATGCTTCTTAAAGGATTGGGGGTATAA